The following are encoded in a window of bacterium genomic DNA:
- a CDS encoding anthranilate phosphoribosyltransferase — protein sequence MNTEIQQILKRLLSKEILDRQDAKRTLTLLVTEDNEYLKTAIVSAMTMRAPALTEIAGFRDAMLELSLPLDLKGLETADLCGTGGDGKNTFNISTLSALTAAAAGVRI from the coding sequence AGCGCCTACTCTCAAAGGAAATTCTCGATCGTCAGGACGCTAAGCGCACGCTGACTTTACTTGTGACCGAGGATAACGAGTATTTAAAAACAGCAATAGTTTCTGCGATGACAATGCGCGCTCCGGCTTTAACGGAAATCGCCGGATTCCGTGATGCAATGCTGGAGTTAAGTTTGCCACTTGATTTGAAAGGACTGGAGACTGCGGATTTATGTGGTACGGGAGGGGATGGAAAAAATACTTTTAATATCTCAACTCTCTCGGCGCTTACTGCTGCTGCAGCAGGAGTAAGAATC